In Deinococcus puniceus, one genomic interval encodes:
- a CDS encoding antibiotic biosynthesis monooxygenase, producing the protein MTAPDADPNSARLTLREMAPTDPVSLVVRRRILPGREAEYETLLTEGGALLARVPGHRGTGIIRPPPGEREYTLIARFDTVNAAAEWELSPERAEWLTRVNALVDGQVSFEKQPGLEFWFTPPAAPNLRQPPRWKMALLTLAALYPVSVGLGLLLAPVVGHWPAPLRALPQMVLVVPAMTYLVMPVVTRWAAGWLRR; encoded by the coding sequence ATGACCGCTCCCGATGCTGACCCGAATTCGGCCCGCCTGACCCTGCGCGAGATGGCCCCCACCGACCCCGTGAGTCTGGTGGTGCGCCGCCGCATTCTGCCGGGGCGCGAGGCTGAATACGAAACCCTGCTGACCGAGGGTGGGGCGCTGCTGGCCCGCGTGCCGGGACACCGGGGAACTGGCATTATTCGTCCACCTCCCGGCGAGCGCGAATACACCCTGATTGCCCGCTTCGACACCGTGAACGCCGCCGCCGAATGGGAACTCTCGCCCGAACGCGCCGAGTGGCTGACCCGCGTGAATGCCCTCGTAGACGGACAGGTCAGCTTTGAAAAACAACCCGGCCTAGAGTTCTGGTTCACGCCGCCCGCCGCGCCCAACCTGCGCCAACCGCCCCGCTGGAAAATGGCACTGCTCACGTTGGCCGCCCTGTATCCGGTCAGCGTGGGCCTCGGCTTGCTGCTCGCGCCCGTTGTCGGCCACTGGCCCGCGCCGCTGCGTGCCTTGCCCCAAATGGTACTGGTGGTTCCGGCCATGACGTATCTGGTGATGCCCGTGGTGACGCGCTGGGCGGCGGGGTGGCTGCGGCGGTAG